The following proteins are co-located in the Vigna angularis cultivar LongXiaoDou No.4 chromosome 2, ASM1680809v1, whole genome shotgun sequence genome:
- the LOC128195649 gene encoding protein LURP-one-related 15-like isoform X1 — MADQVSVINPFYCSPHSITLQINTETGITYNENGDRLFHMENAFCTLHNRRVLFDDKQKPIVTLYRKAVTIHERCKVFNGESTDSSKLLFSVRKTNKSIPPGIAKLNVFLANNQDKKESDFRVIIYGSTNSCTVYAGESPTIVANVENNGGFKVSVCPNVDYAFIVALLMIVKDMKCSNGSTDSTQDTSTAMKLIKASLILGNQ, encoded by the exons ATGGCAGATCAAGTCTCAGTTATCAACCCTTTCTACTGTTCTCCTCACTCTATAACTCTACAGATTAATACTGAGACAGGAATCACTTACAATGAAAACGGTGATCGTCTCTTTCATATGGAGAATGCTTTTTGCACACTTCATAACCGTCGTGTCTTATTTGATGATAAACAAAAACCCATAGTCACTTTATACAGAAAG GCCGTGACGATTCATGAGCGATGCAAAGTTTTCAATGGTGAAAGCACCGATTCATCTAAATTGCTGTTTTCTGTGAGAAAAACCAATAAATCGATTCCACCTGGGATTGCTAAATTGAATGTGTTCCTCGCAAACAATCAAGACAAAAAAGAAAGCGACTTTAGAGTCATCATTTATGGAAGTACAAATTCTTGCACAGTTTATGCCGGTGAATCTCCTACCATTGTAGCCAAT GTTGAGAATAATGGTGGCTTCAAAGTCTCGGTCTGTCCCAACGTGGACTACGCATTCATAGTAGCACTACTTATGATTGTTAAGGATATGAAATGCTCTAATGGGTCCACAGATAGTACACAAGACACTAGTACTGCCATGAAATTGATTAAAGCATCGTTGATCCTCGGAAaccaataa
- the LOC128195649 gene encoding protein LURP-one-related 15-like isoform X2, translating to MADQVSVINPFYCSPHSITLQINTETGITYNENGDRLFHMENAFCTLHNRRVLFDDKQKPIVTLYRKAVTIHERCKVFNGESTDSSKLLFSVRKTNKSIPPGIAKLNVFLANNQDKKESDFRVIIYGSTNSCTVYAG from the exons ATGGCAGATCAAGTCTCAGTTATCAACCCTTTCTACTGTTCTCCTCACTCTATAACTCTACAGATTAATACTGAGACAGGAATCACTTACAATGAAAACGGTGATCGTCTCTTTCATATGGAGAATGCTTTTTGCACACTTCATAACCGTCGTGTCTTATTTGATGATAAACAAAAACCCATAGTCACTTTATACAGAAAG GCCGTGACGATTCATGAGCGATGCAAAGTTTTCAATGGTGAAAGCACCGATTCATCTAAATTGCTGTTTTCTGTGAGAAAAACCAATAAATCGATTCCACCTGGGATTGCTAAATTGAATGTGTTCCTCGCAAACAATCAAGACAAAAAAGAAAGCGACTTTAGAGTCATCATTTATGGAAGTACAAATTCTTGCACAGTTTATGCCG GTTGA